A genomic segment from Alteribacillus bidgolensis encodes:
- a CDS encoding phosphoenolpyruvate synthase → MTSRVLFFNQVNRSSLPYVGGKGANLGELSHAGFPVPDGFCISTAAYKDFIATSNKINEYLESLNKLDRHDSEQLRETGKRIRSHLHQLNIPGHLKDEIVAAWKSAGMDNSYAIRSSATAEDLPNASFAGQQDTYLNIRGEDELLKHIRKCWASLFTDRAIAYRTKNGFDHYHVYLSVVVQKMVSPEISGIMFTADPSSGNRRVVSIDASFGLGEAIVSGLVSADLYKVKEDKIIHKNISVKKKAVFALPEGGTISKDLPQDQQKQQTLSDEYIQMAAKIGKQIEKHFGAPQDIEFCVEMGKFYVVQSRPITTLYPLPDIPQESMRILYSFGHFQMMTDAVKPLGLSVLKTIMPIPAQYTWEAGGRLYVDVSEILRHRIGRRVFPAFFKNMDEAASRAIQEVMERPEFLKVTSKRVSLKSLCKTFCPLLYKIGQNLFKRDPALAIYNVEAFIKRMTTDTRKSLQNVSGARRLETVQTQLNGFFKAVFPNIFHYAASFVISSILLEKMFIRWLGNDKELRFINKSLPGNVTSEMGLKIGDLADTVRGFPEVKEYLKKVDDETFYEELKNVHGGKWFQKTFEKFITTYGSRCAGEIDITRPRWREAPTQLVPAILGHMRSVKPGVHRRKFIHGDKEAKEAEQRILYYLKGNRIKAKLVKRFIKVYRNYGGLREHHKYLLTLILDECKKAIIAEAKEYVQNGTLSQPEDVYFLTLDEFIQLTKGQLSEDVSQLIVERKATYEWHKTLKPPRVLTNEGESVIVPKTGHFPAGSLIGSPVSSGIIEGKARIVLKPEEAELHEGEILVAPHTDPGWTPLFQSAKGLITEVGGLMTHGSVVAREYGIPAVVGIDEATLKIQTGQLIRLDGDQGYVEILKD, encoded by the coding sequence ATGACATCTCGTGTTTTATTTTTTAATCAAGTGAATCGTTCCAGCCTTCCATATGTTGGTGGAAAGGGTGCAAATTTAGGAGAGCTGAGCCACGCTGGTTTTCCTGTACCCGACGGCTTTTGCATATCTACTGCAGCTTATAAAGATTTTATTGCCACAAGTAATAAGATCAATGAGTATCTAGAGTCCTTGAACAAACTGGACCGACACGATTCAGAACAATTAAGAGAGACAGGTAAACGTATCCGCAGCCATTTGCATCAACTAAACATCCCCGGCCATTTGAAAGATGAAATAGTTGCTGCATGGAAATCTGCAGGAATGGATAACTCTTATGCAATTCGTTCTAGCGCTACAGCTGAAGATTTGCCGAATGCGTCTTTCGCCGGACAGCAAGACACTTACCTCAACATTCGCGGGGAGGATGAACTGCTCAAGCATATCCGTAAATGCTGGGCTTCCTTGTTTACAGACCGTGCCATCGCTTATCGGACGAAAAATGGATTTGATCATTATCACGTCTATTTGTCCGTGGTTGTACAAAAAATGGTGAGTCCAGAAATTTCAGGTATTATGTTCACTGCCGATCCATCGAGTGGAAATCGCAGGGTAGTCTCCATTGATGCCAGCTTTGGACTAGGAGAAGCAATTGTTTCCGGCCTAGTATCAGCGGATTTGTATAAAGTAAAAGAAGATAAAATCATCCATAAAAATATATCCGTTAAGAAAAAAGCTGTCTTTGCTTTGCCTGAAGGCGGAACAATCAGCAAAGATTTGCCCCAAGACCAGCAGAAACAACAAACGTTGTCAGATGAGTACATTCAAATGGCAGCCAAGATCGGAAAACAAATTGAAAAACACTTTGGTGCTCCTCAAGATATTGAATTCTGTGTAGAAATGGGGAAATTTTATGTGGTGCAAAGCAGGCCGATCACAACGCTTTATCCTCTGCCGGATATTCCACAAGAATCAATGCGTATCCTCTATTCTTTCGGTCACTTCCAAATGATGACCGATGCGGTGAAACCGCTGGGACTATCTGTGTTAAAAACCATCATGCCGATACCAGCGCAATATACCTGGGAAGCAGGCGGGCGATTATATGTGGATGTTTCAGAAATCCTTCGTCATCGAATAGGACGGCGTGTCTTTCCCGCTTTTTTTAAAAATATGGATGAAGCAGCAAGCAGAGCTATTCAAGAAGTGATGGAGCGACCTGAATTTTTAAAAGTAACTTCCAAGCGAGTTTCTTTAAAATCATTATGTAAAACTTTTTGTCCTCTTTTATACAAGATAGGGCAAAATCTTTTTAAGCGTGACCCTGCATTAGCAATATATAATGTTGAAGCGTTTATAAAGAGAATGACGACAGATACGCGGAAGTCGCTGCAGAATGTTAGCGGTGCTCGTCGCTTAGAGACGGTACAAACTCAATTAAACGGTTTTTTCAAAGCTGTGTTTCCGAATATCTTTCATTACGCAGCATCATTTGTCATCTCATCCATATTGTTAGAGAAAATGTTTATTCGCTGGCTTGGGAATGACAAGGAACTTCGTTTTATAAATAAATCCCTGCCTGGCAATGTCACTAGTGAAATGGGACTTAAAATTGGTGATTTAGCTGATACAGTTCGCGGCTTTCCTGAAGTAAAAGAATATTTAAAGAAAGTCGATGATGAAACGTTTTATGAAGAGCTGAAAAATGTACACGGCGGAAAATGGTTTCAAAAGACCTTTGAGAAATTTATCACTACCTACGGTTCAAGATGTGCGGGCGAAATAGACATAACTAGACCACGCTGGCGTGAAGCTCCTACCCAGCTGGTTCCGGCAATTCTCGGTCATATGCGAAGTGTCAAACCAGGCGTCCATCGCCGGAAATTTATTCATGGTGATAAAGAAGCGAAAGAAGCTGAACAACGAATCTTATATTACCTAAAAGGTAATCGAATAAAAGCCAAGCTTGTTAAACGTTTCATTAAGGTATATCGGAATTACGGAGGTCTGCGAGAACATCATAAATATTTATTAACCTTAATACTCGATGAATGCAAAAAGGCTATTATAGCTGAAGCGAAAGAATACGTGCAAAATGGTACTCTTTCTCAACCGGAAGATGTGTATTTCCTTACTCTTGACGAATTCATTCAACTCACAAAGGGTCAGCTGAGTGAAGATGTGTCCCAATTGATCGTCGAACGTAAAGCAACATATGAATGGCATAAAACATTGAAGCCTCCGAGGGTTTTGACAAATGAAGGAGAAAGCGTAATAGTTCCTAAAACAGGACATTTCCCAGCCGGATCCCTTATAGGCAGCCCCGTGTCTTCCGGTATTATCGAGGGCAAAGCTAGAATCGTACTAAAACCAGAAGAAGCTGAACTTCATGAAGGAGAAATTCTGGTGGCTCCGCATACCGATCCCGGCTGGACACCATTATTCCAGTCGGCCAAAGGATTGATAACAGAAGTAGGCGGTTTGATGACCCACGGATCCGTCGTAGCCCGTGAGTACGGCATACCTGCAGTGGTTGGAATTGATGAAGCAACCCTAAAAATCCAAACGGGACAATTGATTAGACTCGATGGAGATCAAGGTTATGTAGAGATCTTGAAAGATTAG
- a CDS encoding DUF1657 domain-containing protein: MTVASDLKTTVANLKSAQASLESFALATENEQAKQMFQNAAQQTQQLVDTVSPRVQQIEQEEPQYKQ, from the coding sequence ATGACAGTAGCAAGTGATTTAAAAACAACTGTAGCTAATTTGAAGAGTGCTCAAGCCAGCTTAGAATCGTTTGCTTTGGCAACGGAAAATGAACAAGCGAAACAAATGTTCCAAAATGCTGCCCAACAAACTCAACAACTGGTGGATACCGTTTCTCCGCGTGTTCAACAAATTGAACAAGAAGAACCTCAGTATAAACAGTAA
- the spoVAE gene encoding stage V sporulation protein AE, whose product MIFFWAFVVGGLICVIGQIMFDVFKLTPAHTLSTFVVLGAILDGFGLYEPLIAFAGAGASIPISSFGNALVHGAMAEAEQHGLVGVVTGMFEVTSSGISAAIIFGMIGALIFKPKG is encoded by the coding sequence ATGATATTTTTTTGGGCTTTTGTAGTTGGTGGATTAATTTGTGTAATAGGCCAAATTATGTTCGATGTATTCAAATTAACACCGGCCCATACTTTAAGCACCTTCGTTGTTCTCGGCGCGATTCTCGATGGATTTGGTTTATACGAACCTCTTATTGCGTTTGCGGGTGCTGGAGCTTCGATACCTATCTCAAGCTTTGGTAATGCTCTTGTCCATGGGGCGATGGCAGAAGCAGAACAACACGGATTAGTAGGCGTTGTTACTGGAATGTTCGAAGTAACAAGTTCTGGTATTTCCGCCGCTATTATCTTTGGCATGATAGGAGCATTAATTTTTAAACCAAAAGGATAA
- a CDS encoding TetR-like C-terminal domain-containing protein → MQEQVSNKLSALQIDEEQMLVPRDYLITFVISAQLGIIQHWIETDLQRSPEEVAAIITRIASRGPLGAISIEEQELQGKKSRKNTEEDKSAKNARFG, encoded by the coding sequence ATGCAAGAACAAGTGTCCAATAAGCTTTCTGCCTTACAGATTGACGAAGAACAAATGCTAGTACCTCGTGATTATTTGATTACGTTTGTTATTTCTGCTCAGCTAGGTATTATTCAACATTGGATAGAGACCGACTTGCAGCGTTCTCCAGAGGAGGTTGCTGCAATTATCACTCGTATTGCCAGTCGGGGACCGCTCGGTGCGATAAGCATAGAAGAACAAGAGCTACAGGGTAAAAAAAGTAGAAAGAATACTGAAGAGGACAAATCAGCGAAAAATGCTCGTTTCGGCTAA
- a CDS encoding DUF421 domain-containing protein, with protein MPDWLDIVVRSLIFLVILFIITKIVGKKQLSQLSFFEYVSGFTIGSIGSEVIMNLDLKVMHGIIGIVIFGVMPFVAGYISLKSKKFRDVMEGKGTVFIKNGKVMEENLKKEKYTIDELMQLLRTKDVFQISDVEFAVLEANGELNVLLKKENQPLTAKDFGVKVPSFKEPQTVIMDGEILDEPLSTVGQNRNWLKTELEKLGVTIENVFLGQVDSFGQLSVDLFDDKLKVAEPVEKPLILATMKKCQADLELFALATNVEEAKQMYSKNSKKLDKAINKVTPLLRE; from the coding sequence GTGCCAGATTGGTTAGATATTGTTGTCCGGTCGTTAATCTTTTTAGTTATCCTTTTTATAATCACAAAAATAGTAGGAAAAAAACAACTTTCCCAACTTTCCTTTTTTGAATATGTTAGTGGTTTTACGATTGGTAGCATAGGGTCAGAAGTAATCATGAATCTTGATCTTAAGGTTATGCATGGGATTATAGGTATTGTAATTTTTGGAGTAATGCCGTTTGTGGCAGGTTATATTTCATTGAAAAGCAAGAAATTTCGGGATGTTATGGAAGGGAAAGGAACCGTTTTTATTAAGAATGGGAAAGTAATGGAAGAAAATTTGAAAAAGGAAAAATATACGATTGATGAACTGATGCAGTTACTGCGAACGAAAGATGTTTTCCAAATTTCCGATGTGGAATTTGCTGTGTTAGAAGCTAATGGAGAATTAAATGTGTTATTAAAGAAAGAAAATCAACCTTTAACAGCAAAAGATTTTGGAGTTAAAGTTCCCTCCTTTAAGGAACCGCAAACCGTCATAATGGATGGCGAAATTTTAGATGAACCATTATCTACTGTTGGTCAAAATCGAAATTGGTTAAAAACCGAATTAGAAAAGTTGGGTGTAACGATCGAAAACGTTTTTCTCGGTCAGGTGGATTCTTTTGGACAGTTATCTGTAGATCTTTTCGATGATAAACTTAAAGTTGCTGAACCTGTAGAAAAACCATTAATCCTCGCAACGATGAAAAAATGTCAGGCGGATTTAGAACTGTTTGCTCTTGCGACAAATGTAGAAGAAGCAAAGCAGATGTATAGTAAAAACAGCAAGAAATTAGACAAAGCCATAAATAAAGTGACTCCTCTATTAAGAGAATAA
- a CDS encoding TetR/AcrR family transcriptional regulator, translating into MAEKMDRRKARTKKMLRAALLELMEEKGVKGVTVSELTSRADLNRGTFYLHFQDIDDYMEQSQDEFFQTLQDKMKEVNILEFNNAQDQPYSELISILEFIKNQADFLHVLFGPKGDPSFVVKWNSLCKNKCPISFLPYRLTKNKC; encoded by the coding sequence ATGGCTGAGAAAATGGATCGCAGAAAAGCGAGGACGAAAAAAATGCTGCGGGCAGCCTTATTGGAGTTAATGGAAGAAAAAGGAGTAAAAGGGGTGACAGTCAGTGAATTGACCAGCCGAGCAGATCTTAATAGAGGAACTTTCTATTTACATTTTCAGGATATAGATGACTATATGGAGCAATCTCAGGATGAGTTTTTCCAGACATTGCAGGATAAGATGAAGGAAGTCAATATTTTAGAATTCAATAATGCTCAAGATCAACCTTATTCGGAATTAATTTCCATACTTGAATTCATAAAAAACCAAGCTGATTTTCTTCACGTACTTTTTGGCCCAAAAGGGGACCCCTCCTTTGTTGTTAAATGGAACAGTTTATGCAAGAACAAGTGTCCAATAAGCTTTCTGCCTTACAGATTGACGAAGAACAAATGCTAG
- the shc gene encoding squalene--hopene cyclase translates to MNQLEAEVNRLVNILISEQNLDGSWSYPFETGISTDCYMIILLRTLEINDEDFIYELVRRILNKQEKNGSWKLFYDEEKGNISATVEAYYALLYSGYLTKSDPGMRGAKKFILKNGGLNEINMFTKVMLALTGQYKWPSYFPMPVELLLLPTSFPVNFFDFSVYARVNLLPILIAADYTFSIKTARTPDLSNLFLNRNVDGWERELHDLRSFLSPIQQGINRLIGYPNELHQLALERAEQYMLQRIEADGTFYSYFSSTFLMIFALMARGYAKQHPVIKKAVQGLKSYQTSINNYTHIQFTTANVWNTALISYGLQEAEISSSSETIQKANQYLLSRQHFLYGDWAVHNQNVLPGGWGFSDINTINPDIDDTTASLRSLQSLIINEPIYYQTWDRAVHWLLSMQNNDGGWPAFEKNVNKSILQWLPVEGGGKMILDPSTADLTGRTLEFLGNFTHADHYYPFVKKGVDWLFQDQKKDGSWYGRWGICYIYGTWAAITGLIAVNVRKDHPSIQKAVKWLYNIQNKDGGWGESCKSDAEKRYVPLQESTRTHTAWALDALLAAEKEETPGIKQGIHFLLETSEKNNWTTTYPKGQGLPGGFYIHYHSYEHLFPLIALSHYQKKFNPELFK, encoded by the coding sequence ATGAATCAATTAGAAGCGGAAGTAAATCGGCTGGTAAACATTTTGATAAGCGAGCAAAATCTAGACGGCTCTTGGTCCTACCCATTTGAAACAGGTATTTCAACCGATTGTTATATGATCATCTTATTACGCACGTTAGAAATAAATGATGAAGATTTTATTTACGAGCTGGTACGTAGAATTCTAAATAAGCAAGAAAAAAATGGATCATGGAAGTTATTTTATGATGAGGAAAAAGGGAATATATCGGCAACCGTTGAAGCATATTATGCTTTACTGTACTCAGGTTATCTAACAAAAAGCGATCCGGGGATGCGCGGTGCAAAAAAGTTTATTTTAAAAAACGGTGGTTTAAATGAAATCAATATGTTCACCAAAGTTATGTTAGCATTAACGGGTCAGTATAAATGGCCGAGTTATTTTCCGATGCCAGTGGAATTGCTGCTTTTGCCTACTTCTTTTCCAGTCAACTTTTTTGACTTTTCTGTGTATGCAAGAGTGAATCTACTTCCGATATTAATAGCTGCTGATTATACATTTAGTATAAAGACAGCACGGACTCCGGATCTATCCAATTTATTTTTAAATAGAAATGTTGATGGATGGGAAAGAGAATTACATGATTTACGGTCCTTTCTTTCTCCTATTCAACAAGGAATAAATAGGCTGATAGGGTATCCGAACGAGCTTCATCAGTTAGCTTTAGAACGCGCTGAGCAGTATATGCTGCAGCGAATAGAAGCAGATGGAACATTTTATAGTTATTTTAGTTCTACCTTTCTAATGATTTTTGCTTTAATGGCAAGGGGCTATGCGAAGCAGCATCCTGTTATCAAGAAAGCTGTTCAAGGACTGAAATCGTATCAGACCAGTATAAATAATTACACTCATATACAGTTCACAACCGCAAATGTTTGGAATACAGCTTTAATAAGCTATGGGTTACAAGAAGCAGAAATTTCTTCTTCATCGGAAACGATTCAAAAGGCCAACCAGTACTTACTGTCGAGGCAGCATTTTTTATATGGTGACTGGGCTGTTCATAATCAAAACGTGTTACCTGGAGGGTGGGGGTTTTCTGACATAAATACCATCAATCCTGATATAGATGATACAACTGCTTCTTTAAGATCTTTGCAATCCCTTATTATAAACGAACCCATTTATTATCAAACGTGGGATCGAGCTGTTCATTGGCTTTTATCCATGCAAAATAATGACGGAGGATGGCCTGCGTTTGAGAAAAATGTGAATAAGTCTATTCTTCAATGGCTTCCGGTTGAAGGGGGAGGGAAAATGATACTAGACCCTTCGACTGCGGATTTAACAGGGAGAACATTGGAGTTCTTAGGGAATTTCACCCATGCAGATCATTACTATCCTTTTGTAAAAAAGGGTGTGGATTGGCTCTTTCAAGATCAGAAAAAGGATGGGTCATGGTACGGCAGATGGGGCATTTGTTATATATATGGAACATGGGCAGCTATCACAGGATTAATAGCTGTAAATGTACGTAAAGACCATCCGTCTATTCAAAAAGCGGTCAAATGGCTATACAATATTCAAAATAAAGACGGCGGTTGGGGAGAGTCGTGTAAAAGTGACGCAGAGAAAAGATATGTTCCATTACAGGAAAGCACTCGCACTCACACCGCATGGGCGCTGGATGCACTTCTCGCAGCAGAAAAGGAAGAGACACCCGGCATAAAGCAGGGGATTCATTTTTTGTTAGAGACATCTGAGAAAAATAATTGGACAACAACGTATCCAAAAGGGCAGGGTCTCCCCGGAGGATTTTATATTCATTACCATAGTTACGAACATCTTTTCCCTTTAATCGCACTGAGTCATTATCAGAAAAAGTTTAATCCGGAACTATTTAAATAA
- a CDS encoding DUF1657 domain-containing protein — protein sequence MTVGSDVKQCLSSIKNVKNSLASLELRTEDEYAKQTFQETITIMEEIMDDLKKRVGRLELEEDQYRGF from the coding sequence GTGACAGTAGGTTCTGATGTAAAACAATGTCTTTCAAGTATTAAAAACGTTAAAAATAGTTTAGCTAGTTTAGAGTTACGAACAGAGGATGAGTATGCAAAACAAACCTTCCAAGAAACGATAACAATCATGGAGGAGATAATGGATGACTTGAAAAAAAGGGTTGGCCGATTGGAACTGGAAGAAGATCAATATAGAGGTTTTTAG
- the spoVAC gene encoding stage V sporulation protein AC, producing the protein MANNKKKNLTPVQQEYQTFENERETKRPLMGNCIKAFLTGGVICLIGQGVQTLYIYFFNFTEETADNPTVATMIFIALLLTGFGFYDRISQFGGAGSAVPVTGFGNAVISAAIEHRSEGFVLGVGPNMFKLAGSVILFGTFAAFVVATIKTILIQWGGF; encoded by the coding sequence ATGGCCAACAATAAAAAGAAGAATTTAACTCCTGTTCAACAGGAATATCAAACATTTGAAAATGAGCGAGAAACAAAAAGACCTCTGATGGGAAACTGTATTAAAGCGTTTTTAACTGGAGGTGTCATTTGTTTAATTGGCCAGGGGGTGCAAACTCTATACATTTATTTTTTTAACTTCACAGAAGAAACAGCAGATAATCCAACAGTGGCAACGATGATTTTTATTGCTTTACTGCTTACAGGATTTGGTTTTTATGATCGTATTTCTCAATTTGGAGGAGCTGGTTCCGCGGTCCCAGTTACCGGATTTGGAAACGCGGTTATCTCCGCTGCCATTGAACATCGATCAGAAGGGTTTGTGTTAGGTGTAGGTCCTAATATGTTTAAATTAGCTGGTTCCGTCATCTTATTTGGAACGTTTGCCGCTTTTGTCGTAGCAACGATCAAAACGATTCTTATACAGTGGGGTGGATTTTAA
- the spoVAD gene encoding stage V sporulation protein AD, giving the protein MLSGHRTWIFDQKPKITSTGTIGGPFEAKGMLAEDFDFLHSDLWLKEDSYEKAHKVLLEEACERAIKKAGLQKEQIQFFLAGDLINQITPTSFAAETLGAPYFGLFGACSTSMEGLALAAYIVNTGGANYILTGASSHNTAVEKQFRYPTEYGDQKPPTAQWTVTGAGVGLVSDKGEGPSITSTTIGRVVNMGMTDPYNMGGAMAPAAVDTIETHLKERNINPSYYDLIVTGDLGHIGREVSFDLLKKHGVPIQEENYQDCGLMIYREGQPVLSGASGAACSAAVVYGHLLNRMKKGDLKRMLVVATGALLSPLTVQQNETIPCIAHAVSIEHGGDLKK; this is encoded by the coding sequence ATGTTAAGCGGACATCGCACGTGGATTTTTGATCAAAAGCCTAAAATCACTTCTACTGGAACGATAGGCGGACCTTTTGAAGCAAAGGGAATGTTGGCAGAAGACTTTGATTTCCTCCATTCTGATTTATGGTTAAAAGAAGATTCCTATGAAAAAGCACATAAGGTTTTATTAGAAGAAGCGTGTGAACGAGCAATAAAAAAAGCAGGTCTTCAAAAGGAGCAAATTCAATTTTTTTTAGCAGGCGATCTGATAAACCAAATAACACCTACAAGTTTTGCCGCTGAAACCCTTGGTGCCCCGTATTTCGGATTGTTTGGTGCTTGCTCCACATCGATGGAAGGACTGGCTCTTGCAGCCTATATTGTGAACACAGGAGGGGCTAATTATATTTTAACTGGAGCTTCCAGTCACAATACAGCAGTAGAAAAACAATTTAGATATCCAACGGAATATGGGGATCAAAAGCCGCCCACCGCCCAGTGGACCGTTACAGGAGCCGGAGTTGGATTAGTAAGTGATAAAGGAGAGGGTCCCTCTATTACATCTACTACGATTGGTCGAGTTGTAAATATGGGGATGACTGATCCCTACAATATGGGTGGAGCAATGGCTCCTGCTGCTGTAGATACAATTGAAACCCATTTAAAGGAACGGAATATTAATCCTTCTTATTATGATTTGATTGTGACAGGGGATCTTGGACACATAGGGAGAGAAGTATCTTTTGATCTGCTTAAAAAACATGGGGTGCCTATACAGGAGGAAAATTATCAGGACTGTGGACTTATGATTTACCGAGAAGGACAGCCTGTTTTATCAGGAGCGAGCGGAGCAGCTTGTTCGGCAGCCGTTGTTTATGGTCATTTGTTAAATCGTATGAAGAAAGGGGATTTAAAAAGAATGTTAGTAGTAGCGACAGGAGCTTTATTATCTCCTTTAACAGTCCAGCAAAACGAAACTATTCCATGCATTGCCCATGCCGTTTCCATTGAACATGGAGGTGATTTAAAGAAATGA
- a CDS encoding DUF2515 family protein has product MKISWSNNKKITKQSYIKIKEELQKKNKNKPSSFPEHNLTYGERKLLKDIKKTTQKWNINNVTRTQAYFDFFLQYPEIHWALLGHMVSRNGGWYMTDLKGDLLTRLLSEKEQENFFLFLERGNWLIFQDVYPQFLLYRHSKNVNKNLFYLLPYLDVSIFMETIWNYFWQYGDCSLLAIATVINEQSYLEKRVIKHPHFKKTVLNTIGFKLYDFLRFNHIIFPFYKNTTTDKPELIGDTLYQFSSLHERILLGKRLYSLLFQQTPTILKSVLLWANRHPHTGSRKDYWDHLFHHVNEMLPGHHYRRRTKECQLLKGAPRIYSPPLQFAWKNIDHPEAEKGDWFDDWRIINYLVEDEKFAGGDINDNYCKTIEKIETTIIAKKAIFLKREE; this is encoded by the coding sequence ATGAAGATCAGCTGGTCAAACAATAAGAAAATAACGAAACAATCTTATATTAAAATAAAAGAAGAATTACAGAAGAAAAACAAAAATAAACCAAGCTCTTTTCCAGAACACAATCTAACCTACGGTGAAAGAAAACTATTAAAAGATATTAAAAAAACTACGCAGAAATGGAATATAAATAATGTTACTCGTACGCAGGCCTATTTTGACTTTTTTCTTCAGTACCCTGAAATCCATTGGGCTTTATTAGGTCATATGGTATCCCGAAACGGGGGCTGGTATATGACAGATTTAAAAGGGGATCTTCTCACAAGACTTCTATCTGAAAAAGAACAGGAAAATTTCTTTTTATTTTTAGAACGAGGAAACTGGTTAATATTTCAAGATGTATATCCGCAGTTTTTACTATATAGGCATAGTAAAAACGTCAATAAAAATCTTTTTTATTTGCTCCCATATTTGGATGTTTCTATATTTATGGAAACGATATGGAATTATTTTTGGCAGTATGGCGACTGCTCTCTTTTAGCAATTGCTACGGTGATTAACGAACAAAGTTATTTAGAAAAAAGAGTGATAAAGCACCCTCATTTCAAGAAAACTGTATTAAACACCATAGGATTTAAGCTGTATGATTTTTTGCGTTTTAATCATATCATTTTTCCCTTTTATAAAAATACAACGACAGATAAACCAGAATTAATAGGAGATACACTATACCAGTTTTCTTCTCTTCATGAGCGGATATTGTTAGGCAAACGGTTGTATTCTCTGCTTTTTCAGCAAACACCTACTATCCTAAAAAGTGTTTTACTTTGGGCTAATCGTCATCCTCATACCGGTTCACGAAAAGATTATTGGGATCATCTCTTTCATCACGTAAACGAAATGCTTCCAGGTCATCATTACCGGCGAAGAACTAAAGAATGCCAGCTATTAAAAGGGGCACCTCGTATTTACAGCCCTCCATTGCAATTTGCCTGGAAAAATATTGATCATCCTGAAGCGGAAAAGGGCGATTGGTTTGATGATTGGAGAATAATTAATTATTTAGTGGAAGACGAAAAATTCGCTGGCGGGGATATTAATGATAATTATTGTAAAACCATCGAAAAAATCGAAACAACTATTATTGCAAAAAAAGCAATCTTTCTTAAACGGGAGGAATGA
- a CDS encoding YhcN/YlaJ family sporulation lipoprotein encodes MKTLNFLLLIILVLSFGSGCTENQDQLSDNGEPTKINTTKPKDQSLSNQVKEFVIEKDEITDVKAVNTENELLLAIKVGQFERFQIKSIEEEVKSDLEKKYPNKTVDVSIDQKIIWELGALEDKLQKDEIKVKELKEDIKRIKDLMKEKT; translated from the coding sequence ATGAAAACCCTAAACTTTTTGCTTTTAATTATACTTGTACTAAGCTTTGGCTCAGGATGCACCGAAAACCAAGATCAACTTAGTGATAATGGAGAGCCGACAAAGATAAACACAACAAAACCTAAAGATCAATCTCTTTCTAACCAGGTGAAGGAATTTGTCATTGAAAAGGATGAAATAACAGATGTCAAAGCTGTAAATACTGAGAATGAGCTTTTGCTTGCTATAAAAGTTGGACAGTTTGAACGTTTCCAAATCAAAAGCATTGAGGAAGAAGTTAAATCAGATCTTGAGAAAAAATATCCAAATAAAACAGTAGATGTATCTATCGATCAAAAAATTATTTGGGAGCTGGGAGCACTTGAGGATAAATTGCAGAAAGATGAGATAAAAGTGAAAGAATTAAAGGAAGACATTAAGAGGATTAAAGATCTTATGAAAGAAAAAACATAG
- a CDS encoding CBO0543 family protein encodes MIIIVKPSKKSKQLLLQKKQSFLNGRNDIYSYITTALFASLVGTYLDLLFVGIKFYHFPVRLFPEIFTINIGFTLLLLPLFTVFFLFAASRVSSPVRWVIIVHISMVICIIEQLSEQLGWFIHDADWNHAYSFFGYMLFLFIVWKLFVFFQSF; translated from the coding sequence ATGATAATTATTGTAAAACCATCGAAAAAATCGAAACAACTATTATTGCAAAAAAAGCAATCTTTCTTAAACGGGAGGAATGATATTTATAGCTATATCACAACAGCCCTGTTTGCTTCCCTGGTTGGGACTTATTTAGATTTACTTTTTGTAGGAATAAAATTCTATCATTTTCCAGTCAGACTCTTTCCTGAAATATTTACGATTAATATTGGATTTACTTTATTACTCCTGCCTTTATTCACTGTTTTCTTTTTATTTGCAGCAAGCCGAGTTTCTTCCCCTGTTCGCTGGGTGATTATCGTTCATATCAGTATGGTTATATGTATTATTGAACAATTGTCCGAACAATTAGGGTGGTTTATACATGACGCTGATTGGAATCATGCTTATTCTTTTTTCGGCTATATGCTGTTTTTATTTATCGTTTGGAAACTTTTCGTCTTTTTCCAGTCATTTTAA